A single region of the Rattus rattus isolate New Zealand chromosome 8, Rrattus_CSIRO_v1, whole genome shotgun sequence genome encodes:
- the LOC116908042 gene encoding zinc finger protein 431-like, with product MDAVTYDDVNVNFTQEEWALLDPLQKSLYKDVMLETYKNLNAIGCNWKDHNIEEHFQSFRRHGR from the exons GATGCGGTGACCTATGATGATGTGAATGTGAACTTCACTCAAGAAGAATGGGCTTTGCTGGATCCTTTACAGAAGAGTCTCTACaaagatgtgatgctggagacctaTAAGAACCTCAATGCTATAG GCTGCAACTGGAAAGACCATAATATTGAAGAACATTTTCAAAGTTTCAGAAGACATGGAAGGTAA